From Ptychodera flava strain L36383 chromosome 3 unlocalized genomic scaffold, AS_Pfla_20210202 Scaffold_26__1_contigs__length_13983176_pilon, whole genome shotgun sequence, one genomic window encodes:
- the LOC139125903 gene encoding uncharacterized protein produces MRTCTCKAVYEPLQISYAIVFFGPTYFATITEEGFTLKRRRPSKNVTPDKMERRWSMNILLVYLIFVSISEKNTVSQPMPKDQQTDVEFPPTIIKNNNTAAVPTGHLRPLGYQRKPEGKVKEYEEAPHPKKFWEDHVSKKRPLVLRQALTESPAALKWDDHYLRENYGDVDVLIEKKKENREKQPQRLQFSEFIDNYKVEDRYVVTVLPDEMRQDVEVPKCLLCGTFRKYLHECNLWMSSGGTASVLHYDADHKHSLPV; encoded by the exons ATGCGTACGTGTACCTGTAAGGCTGTATATGAGCCGCTGCAAATATCATATGCCATCGTTTTCTTCGGACCAACATACTTTGCTACAATCACAGAGGAGGGATTTACATTGAAGAGGAGAAGACCGTCGAAGAACGTAACACCGGACAAAATGGAAAGGCGGTGGTCAATGAATATCCTACTAGTTTACTTGATTTTTGTCAGTATCAGCGAGAAGAACACTGTTTCTCAACCAATGCCAAAAGATCAGCAGACAGATGTTGAATTTCCACCGACCAttattaaaaacaacaacacagcaGCTGTACCCACTGGACACCTCAGACCTCTAG GTTACCAAAGGAAACCCGAAGGAAAAGTGAAAGAGTATGAGGAGGCACCTCATCCAAAGAAGTTCTGGGAGGACCATGTCAGTAAAAAGCGCCCCCTGGTGTTGAGACAGGCATTGACGGAATCACCAGCTGCTCTGAAATGGGATGATCATTACCTCAGAGAAAA CTATGGCGATGTGGACGTCTTGATTGAGAAGAAGAAAGAGAACCGCGAGAAACAACCACAAAGATTGCAGTTTTCTGAATTCATTGACAATTACAAGGTTGAAGATAGGTATGTGGTCACTGTTCTGCCAGATGAAATGAGACAAGATGTAGAA GTACCGAAGTGTCTGCTGTGTGGGACCTTCAGGAAATACCTTCATGAGTGTAACCTATGGATGAGCAGTGGTGGTACAGCATCAGTGCTTCACTACGATGCAGATCACAAACATTCATTGCCTGTTTGA
- the LOC139125901 gene encoding platelet-activating factor acetylhydrolase-like, with amino-acid sequence MWPFSSSKRLRGIPHGTGMYFVGCMDIMTRLSMEGSFLRLYYPSAVADAKVPIATSKQPPWLPRREYSDGYADFIKITTKALKSFFHWLLASYTVPVHWKGPLLPSELKSTFPVVVFSHGLGANRTTYSSVCLNLASQGFIVAAVEHRDQSASATYYLHQSDDSEELIEQWVPYERPIPGQDEFPLRNRQVVARAEECKKAFDILEKINRGVEITNIVDRQTDLQQFKDRLDLTKAAIAGHSFGAATSLQTLKTDERFRCALALDTWMLPLDKTLPSQVNQPILFVNTETFHWPGNIVKMKRFLKDNGEMSEERKIITIMGTVHQSQSDFPFLLNTVLAKLSKCRGTLDPYVAMAINNNASLTFLCKHLDIPCEANFDSILEGKHDHVILGSNVTLDPNYKKKSGL; translated from the exons ATGTGGCCATTTTCAAGTAGCAAACGACTGCGTGGGATTCCACACGGAACAGGGATGTATTTTGTTGGTTGTATGGATATTATGACCAGGCTATCCATGGAAGG AAGTTTCCTGAGACTGTACTACCCATCCGCTGTAGCAGACGCCAAAGTTCCCATAGCAACATCGAAACAACCACCATGGTTACCGAGAAGAGAATATTCCGATGGCTATGCAGACTTTATCAAAATTACAACCAAGGCTCTGAAATCATTCTTCCATTGGTTGCTAG CTTCCTACACAGTACCTGTTCACTGGAAAGGACCCTTACTGCCAAGTGAACTCAAGTCGACATTCCCAGTTGTTGTGTTTTCACACGGACTTGGCGCTAACAGGACTACTTACTCGTCAGTATGTCTAAATTTAGCGTCTCAGGGGTTTATTGTCGCCGCAGTTGAACACAG GGATCAGTCGGCGTCAGCGACATATTACCTTCACCAGTCTGATGACAGTGAAGAACTCATAGAGCAATGGGTGCCGTATGAGAGACCGATACCAGGACAGGATGAATTCCCTCTCAGAAACAGACAG GTTGTGGCGAGAGCTGAGGAATGCAAGAAGGCCTTTGACATCTTGGAGAAAATCAACAGAGGAGTTGAAATTACAAACATTGTCGACAGACAAACAGATTTACAGCAGTTTAAG GATCGTCTTGACCTGACGAAAGCAGCCATCGCAGGTCATTCATTCGGTGCAGCGACGTCACTGCAGACTTTGAAAACAGATGAGAGGTTTAG ATGTGCCTTGGCTCTTGACACATGGATGCTCCCATTGGATAAAACTCTGCCTTCCCAGGTCAACCAACCAATCCTGTTCGTCAACACAGAGACCTTCCACTGGCCTGGCAATATCGTAAAGATGAAGAGGTTCCTCAAAGACAACGGCGAGATGAGCGAGGAAAGAAAGATTATCACCATCAT GGGCACAGTCCATCAAAGCCAAAGTGACTTTCCATTCTTACTCAACACAGTTCTGGCAAAACTCTCCAAATGTCGCGGAACGCTGGACCCctatgttgccatggcaatcaACAACAATGCATCGCTGACGTTCCTGTGTAAACACTTGG ATATCCCATGTGAGGCCAACTTTGACAGCATTCTGGAGGGCAAGCATGATCATGTGATTTTGGGGTCTAATGTCACACTGGATCCCAATTACAAGAAGAAATCTGGCCTTTGA